ccacgccctaaaacaccctctgctttatcgccgattttaaaatcaacgagaccataactcaaaaaatgaacatcattctgtgttgcagaagacttaaaactagcgattgagaccataaattCATTATGAagatgtttactgaggtaataaatcaagtgagaagtgggtcatttcgccatagacttctatagaaaccgacctcctttttgcaaccgcacgtctcgccccctgctggaattcagatagaatgcaggtttaaggcacttccgcatttgccgcattttgctgaaccggatgcgctgtccactaatatatacagtctatgggagaAACACATTAAGACTTGCGAcagatgtgttaggaggaagacAGCCCCAGAACGAGCAGCTCCCTTGGTGAATATCAAGACCACCAGACCACTTGAACTCGTGTGCATGGACTTCTTGTCTATTGAGCCGGACCAAAGTAACACCAAGGATGTGCTTGTCTTGACCGATCATTTTACTAAATATGCCATTGCTGTGCCAACGTCTAACCAGAGAGCCCAAACTATTGCAAAATGCCTATGGGACAACTTCATAGTGCATTATGGCATTCCAGAACGCTTGCACAGTGACCAAGGTCCGGACTTTGAGTCACATATCATCAAAGGACTGTGTAAGATAATGGGTATACACAAAGTCCGCACCACACCCTACCATCCCAGGGGAAATCCTGTAGAGCGTTTCAACCGAACGCTTCTGAGCATGCTTGGGACGTTGACAGCAAAAGACAAGACACAGTGGCATAACTTCGTCAAACCTTTGGTGCATGCATATAACTGCACAAAGAGTGATGTGACAGGGTTCTCACCCTATGAGTTGATGTTCGGCCGTCAACCAAGGCTACCGGTTGACTTAGCATTTGGCTTACCTCTGAAAGGTGGTGACAAAAAAACGCACTCAGAGTATGTTCAGAGATTGAAGTCACACCTAGAAGAAAGCTACCGATTAGCATCCCAAAATGCTAAGAAAATAGCGGACAAAAACAAAGCCAGGTTTGATCAGCGTGTCACTCCTTCTGTTCTGGAGATTGGGGACAGAGTGTTAGTCAGAGCAGTTCGCCTCAGAGGTAAACACAAACTGGCCGATAAGTGGGAGACAGATATCCATGTTGTCGTGCAGCAAGCTGAAGATCTTCCTGTGTATACCATCCGGCCAGAGAACAAGGAGGGTCCCTTGAGAACAGTCCATCGTGACCTCCTACTTCCTTGTGGGTTTCTTCCAGCTGCTGCAGAGACAGAGCAGCCGGCCCTACCAACACCACGAAAATACAGGACGCGACAATCTAAGGCTCACGACCCTGAGGAAGATATGCTTGCCTACTCTGATGCGGAGGATGATATTGTTGTTAACTTGTCCTCAGCCCCACCTACAAGAGAAACATACAAATTCACTAAAATGTATGAGGTTCCAAGACCCAAACATGTCCCTAACGAAAAGCCACCTGTTGATAAGCATGTGGGTGGTGTTAACCTGTCTGTTGGCTATACAGTGACTCACCAGTAGATAGTCCAAAAGATGCAAATAACTCACCTGAACACGAATCTGCTGAGGATGCTCCATCTGATGTTGCTCCAGTGGATGAAGCAGGACCCTCTGCTGAATCGCCGGTGAGTGAAGGGGATGACTTACCGGAACTGGAAATTGTCCCTGTACCTGAAAGTGACTTACCTGTAATGAAGAATGAGCCTGAAAAGGAAAAGGAATCTGAACAGGAGACGGATCACAGCCCGGATTCCAGGTCAGCGGAAAACGCTGAACCTGATGGAGAGGATGTTCCCAGACGTTCAGAAAGACACGGAGTCCCCCCGGAAAGACTACAGTACACTCGACCGGGAGGGCCATTGATATCTATTGTGCAGTCTCTGTTCCAAGGCTTGAGTTTAGCCTTCACCGATGCCTTACATGAGACTAGAGATACTGAACCCTACCTGGGGCCCTTTTCTTCTTCCAAAGTTGTATCTAAACAGCCACACCCATGCACGAGGATGTGCATGAATTTTAGGGGGGAAGGTGTAACCCAGAGGTAAAATGggcaataaatagaataaaagtataaataaatgCTTTATGTTGAAAGGATCGCTTGTAAACATTGATATCATCCAATACGAGGGCATATTGTTATTGTGGCATTAGCCTATAAGTCTGAGTGTTACTACACCCTAGCCAATAGAGTGTTTAGACCTGCCTCTCAGCCGTTCGCGCTGGTGAGGGAGATCTGAAGTGACGCCAGTGTAGCTAAATCATCGTAGTGGTACATTAATTATAAATTTTAAGTATTGATATTCGATTCTGTGACTGTTGACTGTAACTAATTGTGTGAAACACTCGAGAGAGTCTAATCCAGAGGGCATGCTCAAGCTAATGTGCTTCCTCTTTGCACTGGTGAGTTGGTTATGTTCCGCTAGCCTATATGCTAATGTCCGCCATTGGGTGCCCATTGTTCTCAATGTAAACAGCTCTAGCAGCCTCGGCTGCTGCTAACTTGAAGCTAACAGCTAAAGTGTATTATCCTTGTTAAGTTACTAAAATGGATTTAACGATAAGACGGGATATTTTTACTGTGTTCCGGGCTACTATCGCTGGTGAGTGGAGTAGCTCCGTCAAGTTATATGTTTTGAAATTGTGTTTAACGTCGAGTTAACTTGCTGTATTAACGGTTGCGGCCTTGCGGCCCACTGGAACCCTGCTAATAGTCTGTTAGCGGCCTGTTGAGACACTAATACTAGTGAATGATAATGAGGTCTGACTTTCatgcatttcattcattcatttagggCTATTAAGCGTATTTTGAATGTATTTCTGTGTAATTGTGTTACATCTATGTATTGTTGTTATGCACCTTAGTGATAACTATGTATTATGGTTATgcactttatttcaaaatgatAGTTATGATATATTGAGGAAAGTAATATGTTGTACAACTGAACTAGAAACATGATACTGTGATTAGCGATattgagttcattgataccagCCTTAGTCTATGACAGTAATGTCAACAGTGTTAGCTCTAAGGTAATTTTATGTTGACCTATTCCATATAGGTCAGGTTGTTTTAGGGAGATTCAGAGTTTGAGAGATTGCGGTCTGGTGGAGTCTAGACCGGCGTTGGAAATACTCAGAGACCTTGGTCACTGTGGTAATCCAATCTTTTGGCTTCAGCGAGCAAACCTATAATCTTCTGACCTGGCCCAATTCCAAACATCTAGATACCTTGAATATTTATAACTATCAGGGAAATTTGGTGGTTATCCATATAGAAGTGGCCAGCCATTGAGTAGCTGGTTAcatacaggagaagctctcaggcagtttggatttccattagctgtttaagtttaattactaatgttaactatcattttagtgatcaataattagcctgtgcctatgttatctccttacatatacctacgctctccgtctctgctagattgggaatgattgagatttctcttggcacagctaccagaagacttccaactttcagacaggttgctcacgtcacatctacgtcttcaagctcagttggaggctgctcagtaacgctcagccatcaccgggaaagagacttctaatatccttcactggtctccgtccagagacacgggatctgttggtccacttctttaactgtctatgctATTtaatagaagcacttttctggtgcacctgaacacacctccctgtaagaccaccACGCCCATGGACCACAGATGGGCTATttaacgacgtgggcgctggatgggaaactGATATctgcgttggtcttaaactagcaaagacccTTGGGTCGGTCTTTGTCCTGCGCTGCACCGGGTGCGAGATAGAGCCCTCGATGTATAGTCACTGACTggcagaggtgggacaaagtcattgttatgcaagtcacaagtaagtctcaagtctttgccctcgagtcccgagtcaagtcgagtcaaagatgaggcaagtcccgagtcgagtcacaagtcaaagccaagaagtctcaagtcgagtccaaagtcctaccattttagtttcgagtcatttcaagtcctcttaccacagaaataaaatttatacaaatcatgtatgtctgtaagatttgtatttatttaaacctctttttatacaatgacattaatcaaatacagtaaaaaacagaaaatttaaTTTTCACAAACAATGCTTGTATTTCGACAGCATATTGCACTAGAACAATGCACAGCAACTTCAGTCCTGTATTGTATTGACCTCATTGCAAAACAGTTTAACTTTCAAATAGACATGGGTCCTTTTAGCCTgaacttttttaaacatgtcaTCAATAAAATCCTCACTCCTCAAAATGATCACTTCTGAAAAACTGGACCAACCTGATAATATAATTGGAATGACTCCATagagacttgtgtgtgtgtgtgtgtgtgtgtgtgtgtgtgtgtgtgtgtgtgtgtgtgtgtgtgtgtgagtgtgtgagtgagtgagtgagtgagtgagtgagtgagtgagtgagtgagctgTGTGGACAGGTGATGagcagagagtgagtgagtgagtgagtgaactGTGTGGACAGGTGATGagcagagagtgagtgagtgagtgagtgagcgagCTGTGTGGATAGGTGATGAgcagagagtgagtgtgtgtgcgcatgcgtgcTGTGGACAGGTGGAGGGAGGCCCCTATACTGCATTGCATTTGCAAAAGATCAAATTGGCCAAAAGTCTGTCAGTATTTGTGCACGATGGGGACGCAGAATGATGCCACCATGGCTGAAAACTCGCTCCACTGGAGCACTAGAAGCAGGCACTGCCAAGACTCGGATGGCTACTTGAAAGAGTGAAGGAAGAGTCTTACTGTTCAGTGCCCAGAACAAAagggcattttctttccttctgCCATGTCAATGTAGTGACTTAGCTGTACTGCTGGTGGGGTCCCAACATCCATTTTCTGCCTCTTATGGTATGCAGCAAACAGCCCTTCTCCTTCCATGTCCTCTAGTTCTTCTTCAGCAGGCACCGGCACAGGCACAGGTTGCTCCGTCTCTGCAGCATCTTGCAGGAtcaattctaaaaaaaaacgtcacaacagcagaaaaaaaagagccCTTATTACCATTACTGATGTTGATGATACTGTGCAAGActgaaaattattattattgttaaagtCAGATTAATATCACATTAGATCCTAGATCAGATTAAGATCAAATTATTTTACATTGCATTTAAGTTGCATTGCAAGTCAATAATATTTACCTTTAACTCGTTGTGCCACCTCTGCCTTGATGTTACGGTTGACCAGAACATGGGGCTCAATCCACAGCAGACAAAAGGCTGGATCCAAGGCAGCTGCTTTCAGGTAGACTGTGTCTGAAAAGGGGGCAGTGATCCCTTCTTGAGACTGGGCCATTTTCACATTAACGAAGATCCCaagaaatctttttttcaggGATGCCTGCAGACCTCTGACCAGGCCGCTCAGGAAACGAACTTGAGGCTTCAGCTTCTCAAGATGGTGATTGAGGGACAAGACGGATGGAACAACTGCACTGATTGTAATGACTTTCTCCCCCTGTGTCAAATCAGTTGCTTCTCCGAACGGTTTCAAGATGTCCGCCAACTCCTTCAGCAGATTCCACTCTCGTGGTGTGAATGACAGTTCTTTATGCCCGGCCTTCTCAAGAACTGCGCAGAGCTTTTGCTGATCACAATGAAGGACTGCTTTCACCTGCCGCAGTGTGGAATTCCACCTCGTGCTCGCTGCAGCAGGGATGCCTCTGTGCTCCCCAAATTCACCATTGAAGATGTCTTTAAACGTTGTGCTTGTGTGGAGCAGGGAGCTAAGTGTTGATAACTTGGAGAGAGAAGGACATGCCGCTTTTGTTTCTTTCAAAATGTCTCCCACAACCAGCTGCaatgtacggtggccgacaggggcaaacgccctgcaacttaagaaaacacacgcaaatagacaaaacacaagcaaattaagaaaacaacttcattaatttgacaacacatgtgcagcattcagcaaacgcgctgcaaataccacaacacaaccaaatacataaacgcactgcaaataccacaacacaaccaaatacataaacgcactgcaaataccacaacacaaccaaatacataaacgcactgcaaataccacaacacaaccaaatacataaacgcactgcaaatacacacaacacaaccaaatacataaacacactgcaaatacacacaacacaaccaaatacataaacgcactgcaaataccacaacacaaccaaatacataaacgcgctgcaaatatgaaacgatgcaaaaagaaaagcacgcaaaccccgaaaaaagaagcgatgcaaaaagaaaaacaacttcattaatttgacaacacatgcacagcattcagcaaacgcaatgcaaatatcacaacacaaccaaatacataaacacactgcaaatatcacaacacaaccaaatacataaacgcactgcaaatacacacaacacaaccaaatacataaacacactgcaaatatcacaacacaaccaaatacataaacacactgcaaataccacaacacaaccaaatacataaatgcactgcaaatacacacaacacaaccaaatacataaacacactgcaaatacacacaacacaaccaaatacataaacgcactgcaaataccacaacacaaccaaatacataaacacactgcaaataccacaacacaaccaaatacataaacgcactgcaaatacacacaacacaaccaaatacataaacacactgcaaataccacaacacaaccaaatacataaacacactgcaaatacacacaacacaaccaaatacataaacgcactgcaaataccacaacacaaccaaatacataaacgcactgcaaataccacaacacaaccaaatacataaacgcactgcaaataccacaacacaaccaaatacataaacacactgcaaataccacaacacaaccaaatacataaacgcgctgcaaataccacaacacaaccaaatacataaacgcgctgcaaataccacaacacaaccaaatacataaacgcactgcaaataccacaacacaaccaaatacataaacgcgctgcaaataccacaacacaaccaaatacataaacacactgcaaataccacaacacaaccaaatacataaacgcgctgcaaataccacaacacaaccaaatacataaacacactgcaaataccacaacacaaccaaatacataaacacactgcaaataccacaacacaaccaaatacataaacgcactgcaaatacacacaacacaaccaaatacataaacgcgctgcaaataccacaacacaaccaaatacataaacacactgccaatacacacaacacaaccaaatacataaacgcgctgcaaatacacacaacacaaccaaatacataaacgcactgcaaatacacacaacacaaccaaatacataaacgcgctgcaaataccacaacacaaccaaatacataaacgcgctgcaaataccacaacacaaccaaatacataaacacactgcaaataccacaacacaaccaaatacataaacacactgcaaataccacaacacaaccaaatacataaacgcactgcaaatacacacaacacaaccaaatacataaacgcactgcaaataccacaacacaaccaaatacataaacgcgctgcaaataccacaacacaaccaaatacataaacacactgcaaataccacaacacaaccaaatacataaacacactgcaaataccacaacacaaccaaatacataaacgcactgcaaatacacacaacacaaccaaatacataaacgcgctgcaaataccacaacacaaccaaatacataaacacactgccaatacacacaacacaaccaaatacataaacgcgctgcaaatacacacaacacaaccaaatacataaacgcactgcaaatacacacaacacaaccaaatacataaacgcgctgcaaataccacaacacaaccaaatacataaacgcgctgcaaataccacaacacaaccaaatacataaacacactgcaaataccacaacacaaccaaatacataaacacactgcaaataccacaacacaaccaaatacataaacgcactgcaaatacacacaacacaaccaaatacataaacgcgctgcaaataccacaacacaaccaaatacataaacacactgcaaataccacaacacatccaaatacataaacacactgcaaatacacacaacacaaccaaatatataaacgcgctgcaaataccacaacacaaccaaatacataaacgcgctgcaaataccacaacacaaccaaatacataaacacactgcaaataccacaacataaccaaatacataaacgcactgcaaataccacaacacaaccaaatacataaacgcgctgcaaatacacacaacacaaccaaatacataaacacactgcaaataccacaacacaaccaaatacataaacgcactgcaaataccacaacacaaccaaatacataaacacactgcaaatacacacaacacaaccaaatatataaacgcgctgcaaataccacaacacaaccaaatacataaacacactgccaatacacacaacacaaccaaatacataaacgcgctgcaaatacacacaacacaaccaaatacataaacacactgcaaatacacacaacacaaccaaatacataaacgcgctgcaaataccacaacacaaccaaatacataaacgcgctgcaaataccacaacacaaccaaatacataaacacactgcaaataccacaacacaaccaaatacataaacgcactgcaaataccacaacacaaccaaatacataaacgcactgcaaatacacacaacacaaccaaatacataaacgcgctgcaaataccacaacacaaccaaatacataaacacactgcaaataccacaacacaaccaaatacataaacacactgcaaatacacacaacacaaccaaatatataaacgcgctgcaaataccacaacacaaccaaatacataaatgcgctgcaaatacacacaacacaaccaaatacataaacgcgctgcaaataccacaacacaaccaaatacataaacgcgctgcaaataccacaacacaaccaaatacataaatgcgctgcaaatacacacaacacaaccaaatacataaacgcgctgcaaataccacaacacaaccaaatacataaacacactgcaaataccacaacacaaccaaatacataaacacactgcaaatacacacaacacaaccaaatatataaacgcgctgcaaataccacaacacaaccaaatacataaacgcgctgcaaataccacaacacaaccaaatacataaacacactgcaaataccacaacacatccaaatacataaacacactgcaaatacacacaacacaaccaaatatataaacgcgctgcaaataccacaacacaaccaaatacataaacgcgctgcaaataccacaacacaaccaaatacataaacacactgcaaataccacaacataaccaaatacataaacgcactgcaaataccacaacacaaccaaatacataaacgcgctgcaaatacacacaacacaaccaaatacataaacacactgcaaataccacaacacaaccaaatacataaacgcactgcaaataccacaacacaaccaaatacataaacacactgcaaatacacacaacacaaccaaatatataaacgcgctgcaaataccacaacacaaccaaatacataaacacactgccaatacacacaacacaaccaaatacataaacgcgctgcaaatacacacaacacaaccaaatacataaacacactgcaaatacacacaacacaaccaaatacataaacgcgctgcaaataccacaacacaaccaaatacataaacgcgctgcaaataccacaacacaaccaaatacataaacacactgcaaataccacaacacaaccaaatacataaacgcactgcaaataccacaacacaaccaaatacataaacgcactgcaaatacacacaacacaaccaaatacataaacgcgctgcaaataccacaacacaaccaaatacataaacacactgcaaataccacaacacaaccaaatacataaacacactgcaaatacacacaacacaaccaaatatataaacgcgctgcaaataccacaacacaaccaaatacataaatgcgctgcaaatacacacaacacaaccaaatacataaacgcgctgcaaataccacaacacaaccaaatacataaacgcgctgcaaataccacaacacaaccaaatacataaatgcgctgcaaatacacacaacacaaccaaatacataaacgcgctgcaaataccacaacacaaccaaatacataaacacactgcaaataccacaacacaaccaaatacataaacacactgcaaatacacacaacacaaccaaatatataaacgcgctgcaaataccacaacacaaccaaatacataaacgcgctgcaaataccacaacacaaccaaatacataaacacactgcaaataccacaacataaccaaatacataaacgcactg
This window of the Sander lucioperca isolate FBNREF2018 chromosome 21, SLUC_FBN_1.2, whole genome shotgun sequence genome carries:
- the LOC118494171 gene encoding uncharacterized protein LOC118494171 translates to MRGFLGVTVHWMERDAERVQLKSNLLACNRFKGSHTAERICDQFEAICDEYNIKAKLDYIISDNAANMRKAFTVCFPSEQEEDDYAGDNLDDPELCSLLHTSTTFKDIFNGEFGEHRGIPAAASTRWNSTLRQVKAVLHCDQQKLCAVLEKAGHKELSFTPREWNLLKELADILKPFGEATDLTQGEKVITISAVVPSVLSLNHHLEKLKPQVRFLSGLVRGLQASLKKRFLGIFVNVKMAQSQEGITAPFSDTVYLKAAALDPAFCLLWIEPHVLVNRNIKAEVAQRVKELILQDAAETEQPVPVPVPAEEELEDMEGEGLFAAYHKRQKMDVGTPPAVQLSHYIDMAEGKKMPFCSGH